The Methanocalculus natronophilus genome includes a window with the following:
- the serA gene encoding phosphoglycerate dehydrogenase produces MKFNVLVSDPLAEEGISILRGFCNVDEKSGLSEDELVAIIGQYDALIVRSGTEVTARVIDAAPKMKYIGRAGAGVDNIDTDAATRKGIIVANAPEGNTLAATEHTMAMILSLARRIPSANASMKKGEWKRSAFMGVEMNEKVIGIVGFGRIGREVAKRAQSFDMRVVAYDPFITAERGAQFGVEMMSVEDLFRVADVITVHTPLIKETKHLINEKSIATMKDGVRIINCARGGIIDEMALAEAVKSGKVAGAALDVFEEEPPANSPLLDLDTVIVTPHLGASTVEAQKNVAISIAHQCIDVLKGGAAKYVVNAPMIPPDLQDTIEPYARLAEKMGRLASQVLPGAITKIDVTYAGDLAEMGQNLKFVTRMAIKGILDPILQMPVNIVNAGFITRERGIAVSETTTEESHGFKNQISLTVRTKDGSETIIGSVFGKDRMRIVGIGSFTMDLVPEGSVVIAYHIDRPGVIGPAATVLGKHTINIAGMQVGRVKAGEEALMVLNVDSDVPETVMDELRSVPGINRATFATL; encoded by the coding sequence ATGAAGTTTAACGTCCTTGTCAGCGATCCGCTGGCAGAAGAAGGCATCTCAATACTCAGAGGATTCTGCAATGTTGATGAGAAGAGCGGGCTCTCCGAAGACGAACTGGTTGCTATCATCGGTCAGTATGACGCGCTCATCGTGAGATCAGGAACAGAGGTTACCGCCAGGGTGATCGACGCAGCACCGAAGATGAAATATATCGGGCGGGCAGGTGCAGGCGTGGATAACATCGATACCGATGCAGCCACCCGGAAAGGTATCATCGTCGCAAATGCTCCTGAAGGCAATACGCTTGCTGCAACCGAACACACAATGGCAATGATACTCTCTCTTGCACGAAGAATCCCGTCTGCCAATGCATCCATGAAGAAAGGCGAATGGAAACGATCCGCCTTCATGGGTGTCGAGATGAACGAGAAGGTGATCGGTATCGTTGGCTTTGGCAGGATTGGCAGGGAAGTTGCCAAACGTGCCCAGTCTTTTGATATGCGGGTTGTCGCATATGATCCCTTCATCACAGCCGAGCGGGGTGCGCAGTTTGGTGTGGAGATGATGAGTGTGGAGGATCTCTTCCGGGTTGCCGATGTTATCACTGTCCATACCCCGCTCATCAAGGAGACGAAGCACCTGATTAATGAGAAGTCCATTGCGACAATGAAGGACGGTGTCCGGATTATCAACTGCGCCCGCGGAGGAATCATTGATGAGATGGCACTTGCCGAGGCTGTGAAGAGTGGAAAGGTTGCCGGTGCAGCACTTGATGTCTTTGAGGAGGAGCCCCCGGCAAACTCGCCCCTGCTTGATCTGGATACAGTTATTGTCACCCCGCATCTTGGTGCAAGCACAGTCGAGGCGCAGAAGAATGTTGCCATCTCGATTGCACACCAGTGCATAGATGTGCTGAAAGGCGGGGCTGCGAAGTACGTGGTGAATGCACCGATGATCCCCCCAGATCTCCAGGATACCATTGAGCCGTATGCCCGCCTTGCCGAGAAGATGGGCAGGCTTGCCTCACAGGTGCTACCTGGCGCGATAACAAAAATTGATGTCACATATGCCGGTGACCTTGCAGAGATGGGGCAGAACCTGAAGTTTGTCACCCGGATGGCAATCAAGGGAATCCTTGATCCGATCCTCCAGATGCCGGTGAATATTGTCAATGCGGGATTCATCACCCGGGAGCGCGGGATTGCTGTTTCAGAGACAACTACCGAAGAGTCGCACGGGTTTAAGAACCAGATCTCCCTCACTGTCAGAACAAAGGATGGTTCCGAGACGATTATCGGGTCGGTGTTTGGGAAGGACAGGATGCGGATTGTCGGAATCGGCTCCTTTACCATGGACCTTGTACCTGAAGGGTCAGTCGTCATAGCCTACCATATCGACAGGCCGGGCGTCATCGGACCAGCAGCAACCGTGCTCGGGAAACATACCATCAATATCGCAGGAATGCAGGTTGGCAGGGTGAAAGCAGGTGAGGAAGCACTCATGGTTCTGAATGTTGATTCAGACGTCCCGGAGACGGTGATGGATGAGCTCCGCTCTGTTCCCGGGATCAACAGGGCAACCTTTGCCACCCTCTGA
- a CDS encoding pentapeptide repeat-containing protein encodes MKTINSRELRGILENHERWTSSGGREGKRASLIKADLTGANLIGANLSYADLIEANLQQADLSGAKLGKANLYGANLSGAILTNADLFGANIRNVEWNKPIQPAGYERREQVQVPQQATPPASPDETQDPGFFGRLKKFFSGS; translated from the coding sequence ATGAAGACCATAAACAGCAGAGAACTGAGGGGAATTCTCGAGAACCATGAGCGCTGGACAAGCTCCGGCGGCAGAGAAGGAAAGCGTGCATCCCTGATTAAGGCAGATCTTACTGGTGCAAACCTCATCGGCGCAAACCTTTCCTATGCCGATCTTATCGAGGCCAATCTCCAGCAGGCCGATCTCTCCGGAGCAAAACTCGGGAAGGCAAATCTCTATGGTGCCAACCTCTCAGGAGCGATCCTGACAAATGCGGATCTCTTTGGTGCCAATATCAGGAATGTGGAATGGAATAAGCCAATCCAGCCAGCCGGGTATGAGAGGCGGGAGCAGGTGCAGGTGCCGCAGCAGGCAACACCACCAGCTTCCCCGGATGAGACGCAGGATCCGGGCTTTTTCGGGAGGCTGAAGAAATTCTTCTCAGGGAGCTGA
- a CDS encoding FkbM family methyltransferase, protein MSLIREAHTIYKYNDFVDLFLGVCRYVSQPGISEKGIVHAHHQLTISGDRVVIIGGGDGVTAVAAAKRVGPNGSVQVFEGGDRAISQLVRTCVREGISRTCTLHHAVVGPHIDVYGGDFGSAARVGPEEIPDCDVLELDCEGSEVAILSSLEIRPRVIIVEIHPFLFEEDPMWVSRRLAELGYRIVYKSGHDGILVTDADLEKLLCRSKQCGVIYLRNGARSPAVIAAVRSDSLSRVANR, encoded by the coding sequence ATGAGTCTGATACGTGAAGCACATACGATTTATAAATACAATGATTTTGTGGATCTCTTCCTTGGTGTCTGCCGCTATGTCTCACAACCCGGGATCTCTGAGAAGGGCATTGTGCATGCCCATCACCAGCTGACGATATCCGGGGATCGTGTTGTTATCATTGGTGGTGGTGATGGGGTGACAGCTGTTGCCGCCGCAAAACGGGTCGGTCCAAACGGGTCGGTTCAGGTCTTTGAGGGTGGAGACCGGGCAATCAGCCAGCTTGTCCGGACCTGTGTCAGGGAAGGCATCTCCCGAACCTGCACGCTCCACCATGCAGTCGTCGGCCCTCATATCGATGTCTATGGTGGGGATTTTGGATCTGCTGCCCGGGTTGGCCCGGAGGAGATCCCGGACTGCGATGTGCTTGAACTGGATTGTGAGGGATCCGAGGTTGCCATTCTCTCTTCACTTGAGATCCGCCCACGCGTCATTATTGTTGAGATACATCCTTTCCTCTTTGAGGAAGATCCCATGTGGGTCTCCAGGCGGCTTGCCGAACTGGGATACCGGATTGTCTACAAAAGCGGCCATGACGGTATTCTGGTGACTGATGCCGACCTTGAGAAACTCCTCTGCCGGTCAAAGCAGTGTGGCGTTATTTACCTGCGAAACGGTGCGAGATCACCTGCGGTTATAGCGGCAGTGCGCTCTGATTCTCTCTCGCGTGTTGCAAACAGGTAA
- a CDS encoding superoxide dismutase: MSGETKYTLPPLPYAADALEPHISKEQLTIHHDKHHMAYVNGANANLVALEEGRKQGADLNMKAVLKDLSWNFGGHYLHSLFWSNLAPAGAGGGGEPKGAVAEEIKAEFGSFDRFKKEFTQAAATVEGSGWAALTRCPLTRRLQIMQIEKHNTNVFPSCPVLLVLDLFEHAYYLDYKNDRAAFIQAFWNIVNWDEVNRRI; this comes from the coding sequence ATGTCAGGAGAAACAAAATATACACTGCCGCCTCTGCCATATGCAGCAGATGCACTTGAGCCCCATATCTCAAAAGAACAGCTCACTATCCACCATGACAAACACCACATGGCATATGTGAACGGGGCGAACGCCAATCTGGTCGCACTTGAAGAAGGGCGGAAACAGGGAGCGGATCTGAATATGAAAGCCGTCTTAAAGGATCTCTCCTGGAACTTCGGCGGTCACTATCTCCACTCGCTCTTCTGGAGCAACCTTGCACCCGCAGGCGCCGGTGGCGGTGGAGAGCCGAAAGGAGCCGTTGCAGAAGAGATCAAGGCTGAGTTTGGCAGTTTCGACCGCTTTAAAAAGGAGTTTACGCAGGCAGCAGCTACTGTTGAAGGATCTGGCTGGGCTGCACTGACCAGGTGCCCCCTCACCCGGCGCCTCCAGATCATGCAGATAGAGAAGCACAACACCAATGTCTTCCCATCCTGCCCGGTTCTGCTGGTGCTCGATCTCTTCGAGCATGCATACTATCTTGATTACAAAAATGACCGTGCCGCATTCATTCAGGCCTTCTGGAACATCGTCAACTGGGACGAGGTGAACAGGAGGATCTAA
- a CDS encoding FKBP-type peptidyl-prolyl cis-trans isomerase produces MSVGEEKTVTIPSEEAYGSWDEERVLVLPRDMVPDEVAVVGQSLYQPQGVVISVDDEAVVIDQNHHLAGEDLTFTITLVEIL; encoded by the coding sequence ATGAGTGTTGGTGAAGAAAAAACAGTCACAATCCCGTCTGAAGAGGCATACGGGTCATGGGATGAAGAGAGGGTGCTTGTACTCCCCCGTGACATGGTGCCAGACGAGGTTGCAGTCGTTGGACAGTCTCTCTACCAGCCACAGGGAGTTGTCATTTCCGTTGATGACGAAGCAGTTGTTATCGACCAGAACCACCACCTGGCAGGCGAAGATCTGACCTTCACCATAACACTTGTTGAGATCCTCTGA
- the iorA gene encoding indolepyruvate ferredoxin oxidoreductase subunit alpha — protein MKRRYLLGNMAIAHACREAGVDFVCGYPGTPSSEIIDTLRQVQNPGFHLEWSINEKIAYENALGAAWCGCRALVTMKHVGVNVAADPLMTSSYTGVTGGFVLLAADDPFAHSSQNEQDSRIYASFAGIPCIDPSGIQEAHDAITDAFELSEEFGLPVMVRPTTRICHSKADVLLGELSETRRTGSFTKNPKQYVVIPAHTRILHRELIEKQPGIIKRLGECNFNTAEIRGEKAVIAGGISAAYARETVPEDISLATIAAYPIDEEWLSDFVSRHTEILVIEEMMPVIESAVREAASNQKIYGKKNGYLPYDGEFSPATVAKALAACGFIEENPYLAVQPAENLPIRPPIMCAGCMHRSTFFAMKKVFKDGIFPSDIGCYTLGLQLGAVDTTICMGAAITVASGINLSGESRDVVCTIGDSTFLHTGVPGLINAVYNGSDIVVIILDNRITAMTGHQPNPNTGQTACGTQSPPLSLEALCRSCGVSVVETVDPYDLTNLLETMKKVKAGRGVRVVIARQPCVIVSKREGVKRRRYMVEEETCTSCRLCVRYGCPAIEYHEEKASVNDLCMGCGVCADICPEGAIRQEVKR, from the coding sequence ATGAAGAGACGATATCTCCTTGGAAATATGGCAATAGCACATGCATGCAGAGAAGCAGGCGTTGATTTTGTCTGTGGATACCCCGGAACTCCCTCATCAGAGATCATTGACACACTGAGGCAGGTGCAGAACCCCGGTTTCCATCTCGAATGGTCGATTAATGAGAAGATTGCATATGAAAATGCACTCGGTGCTGCATGGTGCGGCTGCCGCGCACTTGTCACCATGAAACATGTTGGTGTCAATGTCGCAGCTGATCCCCTCATGACAAGCAGCTATACCGGAGTCACCGGCGGGTTTGTTCTTCTTGCAGCAGACGATCCATTCGCCCACAGTTCCCAGAACGAACAGGACTCACGGATATATGCCTCTTTTGCCGGAATACCATGTATCGATCCATCCGGAATCCAGGAAGCCCATGATGCAATTACCGATGCGTTTGAACTTTCAGAAGAGTTCGGGCTGCCGGTAATGGTGCGTCCCACCACACGGATCTGTCACAGCAAGGCGGATGTTCTCCTTGGAGAACTCTCAGAGACGCGGAGAACGGGATCATTCACCAAAAACCCAAAACAGTATGTCGTTATTCCGGCACACACCCGCATTCTCCACCGTGAGCTGATCGAAAAACAACCCGGAATCATAAAGCGGCTTGGAGAGTGTAATTTCAATACCGCAGAGATCAGGGGGGAGAAGGCGGTGATTGCTGGTGGAATATCCGCAGCATATGCACGTGAAACTGTCCCGGAGGATATTTCACTTGCAACCATAGCCGCCTACCCGATAGACGAGGAGTGGCTCTCTGACTTTGTATCCCGGCACACCGAGATCCTGGTTATTGAGGAGATGATGCCGGTCATCGAGAGCGCAGTCAGGGAAGCAGCCTCAAACCAGAAAATCTACGGGAAGAAGAACGGATACCTCCCCTATGATGGTGAGTTTTCACCTGCCACAGTCGCAAAAGCCCTTGCCGCGTGCGGCTTTATTGAGGAAAACCCCTACCTGGCCGTGCAGCCAGCAGAAAACCTCCCCATAAGGCCACCGATCATGTGTGCAGGCTGTATGCACCGCTCCACATTTTTTGCGATGAAGAAGGTCTTCAAAGACGGTATCTTCCCAAGCGACATCGGGTGCTATACCCTTGGCCTGCAGCTTGGCGCAGTCGATACCACCATCTGCATGGGAGCAGCCATCACGGTTGCAAGCGGTATCAACCTCTCCGGGGAGAGCCGGGATGTGGTCTGCACCATCGGAGACTCCACGTTCCTCCATACAGGCGTCCCAGGACTCATCAATGCGGTCTATAATGGATCGGATATTGTTGTTATTATCCTGGACAACCGGATCACCGCGATGACGGGCCACCAGCCCAACCCAAATACCGGCCAGACCGCATGCGGTACACAGAGCCCGCCTCTCTCACTTGAGGCACTCTGCCGCTCCTGTGGCGTCTCTGTTGTTGAAACGGTTGACCCCTATGATCTCACCAATCTGCTTGAGACGATGAAGAAGGTCAAGGCCGGGCGTGGTGTCCGGGTGGTCATCGCCCGCCAGCCATGCGTCATTGTTTCAAAGCGGGAGGGTGTGAAGCGGCGGCGGTATATGGTTGAGGAAGAGACCTGCACCAGCTGCCGGCTCTGCGTCAGGTACGGGTGTCCCGCAATCGAGTACCATGAGGAGAAGGCATCAGTCAATGATCTCTGCATGGGATGCGGCGTCTGTGCAGACATCTGTCCTGAAGGTGCAATCAGGCAGGAGGTGAAGAGATGA
- a CDS encoding indolepyruvate oxidoreductase subunit beta, producing MNPGFDIMIVGIGGQGTILASNVLGEACLIEGRSVRGAETHGMAQRGGSVESQIRIGGIHGPLIVPGTADLLIAFDLLEAVRYRHFLKPGRKMIVNSQLVLPTSAFTSEQAILTAADITDMLSGPETTIVDATAIATAAGSPLAANIALLGAASHAIPLDTESLLEGVRRCVPQKTIAINEQAFLDGRAVLQP from the coding sequence ATGAATCCGGGTTTTGATATCATGATCGTCGGTATCGGCGGGCAGGGAACCATCCTCGCCTCAAACGTGCTCGGCGAGGCATGCCTGATCGAGGGGAGAAGCGTCCGTGGAGCAGAAACGCATGGTATGGCACAGCGGGGAGGATCTGTCGAGAGCCAGATCAGGATCGGCGGCATACACGGGCCCCTCATCGTCCCGGGTACTGCTGACCTCTTAATTGCCTTTGATCTCCTTGAAGCGGTCAGGTACCGGCATTTCCTCAAGCCCGGCAGGAAGATGATCGTCAACAGCCAGCTCGTGCTCCCGACATCTGCCTTTACATCTGAACAGGCAATCCTGACGGCAGCAGATATCACAGACATGCTCAGCGGCCCTGAAACAACCATCGTCGATGCAACCGCCATCGCAACCGCTGCAGGCAGTCCTCTTGCCGCAAATATCGCACTTCTCGGCGCAGCCTCACATGCAATACCCCTTGACACAGAATCGCTTCTGGAAGGCGTCAGGCGGTGCGTACCGCAGAAGACCATTGCCATCAATGAGCAGGCATTCCTTGATGGAAGAGCTGTGCTGCAGCCCTGA
- a CDS encoding transcription initiation factor IIB: MQEIEKLKQLKSEREALKQRQKAVVQEKQKHEEHIQTVCPECGSRQLIHDYERAELVCQSCGLVLDDDFIDRGPEWRAFDHDQRMKRSRVGAPMTFTIHDKGLSTMIDWRNRDSYGRAISSKNRAQLYRLRKWQRRIRVSNATERNLAFALSELDRMASALGLPRNVRETAAVVYRDAVDKNLIRGRSIEGVAAAALYAACRQCSVPRTLDEIAEVSRVSRKEIGRTYRFISRELGLKLLPTSPIDYVPRFCSGLTLKGEVQSRAVEILRQAGERELTSGRGPTGVAAAAIYISSILSGERRTQREVAEVAGVTEVTIRNRYKELAEKLDIEIIL, encoded by the coding sequence ATGCAGGAAATAGAGAAATTAAAACAACTTAAATCTGAACGTGAAGCACTTAAGCAGCGTCAAAAGGCAGTTGTCCAGGAGAAGCAGAAGCACGAGGAGCATATCCAGACTGTCTGCCCCGAGTGTGGGAGCAGGCAGCTCATCCATGACTATGAGCGTGCCGAACTCGTCTGCCAGAGCTGTGGACTTGTGCTTGATGACGATTTCATCGACCGTGGTCCTGAATGGCGTGCGTTTGACCATGATCAGCGGATGAAGCGGTCACGTGTGGGTGCACCGATGACCTTTACCATCCATGACAAAGGTCTCTCGACGATGATCGACTGGAGAAACCGTGACAGCTACGGAAGGGCGATCTCTTCGAAGAACCGGGCACAGCTGTACCGTCTCCGTAAATGGCAGCGGCGTATCCGTGTCTCGAATGCAACCGAGAGAAACCTGGCATTTGCCCTCTCTGAACTTGACAGGATGGCATCTGCGCTTGGTCTGCCCCGGAATGTCAGGGAGACCGCCGCAGTCGTGTACCGTGATGCCGTTGACAAGAACCTGATCCGCGGCAGATCGATTGAAGGTGTTGCAGCAGCAGCCCTGTATGCGGCCTGCAGGCAGTGCAGCGTCCCGCGGACACTTGATGAGATTGCAGAGGTATCCCGTGTCTCACGGAAAGAGATCGGCAGGACATACCGGTTCATCTCCCGTGAACTGGGTCTGAAACTCCTCCCGACCTCACCGATCGACTACGTGCCCCGGTTCTGCTCAGGGCTGACCCTGAAAGGCGAGGTCCAGAGCAGGGCTGTTGAGATCCTCCGGCAGGCGGGTGAGCGTGAACTGACAAGCGGACGCGGACCAACCGGTGTTGCGGCTGCTGCCATCTACATCAGCTCAATCCTCTCAGGGGAGCGGAGAACCCAGCGTGAAGTTGCCGAGGTTGCGGGCGTCACAGAGGTGACGATTCGGAATAGATATAAAGAACTGGCAGAGAAATTAGATATAGAGATTATTCTCTAA
- a CDS encoding H/ACA ribonucleoprotein complex subunit GAR1 — translation MKFAGRIHSVSGRRLLVAGCDAGQLPPLFCDVVDSRMKPVGRIVDLFGNIAAPYATIICRNDCRVLEGEKLYMKERVKPCRK, via the coding sequence TTGAAATTTGCAGGTCGAATACATAGTGTATCTGGTCGTCGCCTCCTCGTTGCAGGGTGTGATGCAGGCCAGCTGCCCCCGCTTTTCTGCGATGTGGTGGACAGCCGCATGAAGCCTGTTGGCCGAATTGTCGATCTATTTGGAAATATTGCAGCTCCATATGCGACGATCATCTGCAGAAATGATTGCCGCGTCCTTGAAGGAGAGAAACTCTATATGAAGGAGAGGGTGAAGCCATGCAGGAAATAG
- a CDS encoding histidinol phosphate phosphatase domain-containing protein, with translation MTGMYDFHCHTTLSDGGMLPIELIRRMAVLGYSTVAISDHVDATNLHHVIDSVSRLKPSASLFGVNLFCGVEITHVPPEEIPGIARQAKELGADLVLVHGETTVEPVAGGTNEAAVRAPDVDILVHPGLISHEDASIAAENDIYLEITSRNGHNRTNGHLVKVARDTGCRMLVQSDAHEPRDLLDSTAKWLVARGAGLTEEEAERVLAPDPDLIRRFSRL, from the coding sequence ATGACGGGAATGTACGATTTTCACTGCCATACCACCCTCTCGGATGGTGGTATGCTGCCAATTGAACTGATCAGGAGGATGGCGGTTCTTGGGTATTCAACTGTTGCCATCTCTGACCATGTCGATGCAACAAACCTCCACCATGTGATCGATTCCGTCTCCCGCCTGAAGCCATCTGCCTCGCTCTTTGGGGTGAATCTCTTCTGCGGTGTGGAAATAACCCATGTCCCCCCGGAAGAGATACCGGGGATTGCACGGCAGGCAAAAGAGCTTGGTGCGGATCTTGTCCTGGTTCACGGGGAAACCACTGTCGAACCGGTAGCCGGGGGAACAAATGAGGCTGCTGTCCGGGCTCCGGATGTGGATATACTCGTGCATCCTGGTCTGATCTCGCATGAAGATGCCAGCATTGCTGCTGAAAATGACATCTATCTTGAAATAACCTCCAGAAATGGGCATAATCGGACAAATGGCCACCTGGTGAAGGTTGCACGGGATACCGGGTGCAGGATGCTTGTGCAGTCTGATGCGCATGAACCGCGCGATCTTCTGGATTCAACTGCAAAATGGCTTGTCGCGAGGGGCGCCGGACTGACCGAAGAGGAGGCAGAACGCGTGCTGGCCCCTGATCCGGACCTCATCAGACGGTTCTCACGTTTATAG
- a CDS encoding signal recognition particle subunit SRP19/SEC65 family protein yields the protein MGTSRIIYPCYFDGSLSRAEGRRVSRKYTQKAAPKVQELERVVRRLGIADAVIEPHSHPAQWFRREGRLVLEWKGSKEQLLRKIARKLSEKQ from the coding sequence ATGGGAACCAGCAGGATCATATATCCCTGTTACTTTGATGGTTCGCTCTCCCGGGCAGAGGGGAGGCGGGTCAGCAGGAAATATACCCAGAAGGCTGCTCCAAAGGTGCAGGAGCTGGAACGGGTGGTGCGCCGCCTTGGAATTGCGGACGCAGTCATCGAACCACATTCCCATCCTGCCCAATGGTTCAGGCGCGAGGGGCGCCTTGTCCTCGAATGGAAGGGGAGCAAAGAGCAGCTGTTACGAAAAATTGCCAGGAAACTTTCTGAGAAACAATGA
- the hypB gene encoding hydrogenase nickel incorporation protein HypB: MHHIDVHMEKDIFDGNTRLAEANARHLKEHGVRAFDLLGAIGSGKTALIEKMVPLLQARGLRPAAIAGDVYGDDDFQRIVTTGIPAYNANTGKECHLDAHLVRHGLEHLPLDDIDVLFIENVGNMVCPTDFALGAEKRIIVISSTEGDDVVNKHPMMFRGGDIAVINKVDLAPLIGSDLSRVEQDIRKYNPEMPIFRTNLKTGDGTEELLSAILAE, encoded by the coding sequence ATGCATCACATCGACGTCCATATGGAAAAGGACATATTCGATGGGAATACCCGTCTTGCAGAAGCAAATGCACGCCACCTGAAGGAACACGGTGTCAGGGCATTTGATCTGCTTGGAGCGATTGGATCAGGCAAGACCGCGCTCATCGAGAAGATGGTTCCCCTCCTTCAGGCACGAGGTCTCCGCCCGGCAGCCATTGCAGGCGATGTCTACGGGGATGACGATTTCCAGAGGATTGTAACAACCGGTATCCCGGCATATAACGCAAACACCGGGAAAGAATGCCATCTTGACGCGCACCTGGTCAGACACGGCCTTGAGCACCTTCCTCTCGATGATATAGACGTGCTCTTTATCGAGAACGTCGGGAACATGGTCTGCCCGACAGACTTCGCCCTTGGTGCGGAGAAGCGGATCATCGTCATCTCCTCAACCGAAGGCGACGATGTCGTGAACAAGCACCCGATGATGTTCCGGGGCGGCGATATCGCGGTCATCAATAAAGTCGATCTGGCACCGCTGATCGGATCCGACCTCTCTCGTGTAGAACAGGACATTCGGAAATACAACCCCGAAATGCCGATATTCAGGACGAATCTCAAGACGGGAGACGGAACAGAAGAGCTGCTCTCTGCCATTCTTGCAGAGTGA
- a CDS encoding 30S ribosomal protein S8e, whose product MLWQGRSVRKPSGGRYHYAAGKKRFEIGRSPADTVIGENRNRIIRTRGGSTKVRALRCEFASVSDRKTGITKKVAIEKVEANTANPNYVRRNLLTKGAIIRTEIGRAQIVSRPSQDGTVNAVLIE is encoded by the coding sequence ATGCTCTGGCAAGGAAGATCAGTAAGAAAGCCATCAGGCGGACGATACCACTACGCCGCTGGCAAGAAGCGTTTTGAGATCGGCAGATCACCTGCGGATACCGTCATTGGTGAGAACCGGAACCGTATCATCCGCACCCGCGGGGGAAGCACAAAGGTGCGCGCACTCCGTTGTGAATTCGCCTCTGTCTCGGACAGAAAAACCGGCATCACTAAGAAAGTGGCAATCGAAAAAGTTGAGGCAAACACCGCAAACCCAAACTACGTCAGGAGAAACCTCCTCACCAAAGGAGCGATCATCAGGACAGAAATCGGGCGCGCCCAGATTGTCTCCCGTCCAAGCCAGGACGGCACAGTCAACGCAGTTCTGATTGAATAA
- a CDS encoding DUF2240 family protein, whose protein sequence is MSLKTVVAAAFKHLRKDKLQKVEFIYYISIDRKWMNKDQAALLLERAREDDLITQRDGAWVPTFDPEDVEIPLGFRPTADVLESRGALEELVADIAKQTGTDQKSIYAEMNTIIRDGFAGKLLPEAAVVIIARRYRVPCDNYIDELRKEVVKESLLEKR, encoded by the coding sequence GTGAGCCTGAAGACTGTTGTCGCAGCTGCCTTCAAACATCTCAGGAAAGATAAGCTCCAGAAGGTCGAGTTCATCTATTACATCTCGATAGACCGGAAGTGGATGAATAAAGACCAGGCGGCACTCCTCCTTGAGCGGGCACGCGAGGACGATCTGATCACCCAGCGTGACGGTGCGTGGGTTCCGACATTCGATCCCGAGGATGTTGAGATACCGCTTGGATTCAGGCCAACTGCTGACGTCCTGGAGAGCCGTGGAGCCCTCGAAGAGCTGGTTGCAGACATCGCAAAACAAACCGGCACCGATCAGAAATCCATCTATGCGGAGATGAACACCATCATCAGGGATGGTTTCGCAGGAAAACTCCTCCCTGAAGCAGCAGTTGTCATCATTGCGCGCCGGTACCGGGTGCCATGTGATAACTACATTGACGAGCTGCGTAAAGAGGTTGTGAAAGAAAGCCTGCTTGAAAAAAGATGA
- a CDS encoding 30S ribosomal protein S6e — translation MVDFKIVVSDPKTGRSYNTVASGGAAGAFIGKAISSQIDGGAIGLDGYKIEITGGSDRTGIPARKGLPGSARRALLVGGGVGFNPVKRGERRRKTVRGSEITGDFVQVNVKVVEYGATSLDEILGAKEEAKAE, via the coding sequence ATGGTAGACTTTAAAATCGTAGTGTCCGACCCCAAAACAGGCAGATCCTATAATACGGTGGCAAGTGGGGGTGCGGCTGGCGCCTTTATCGGAAAGGCGATCTCTTCGCAGATCGACGGCGGGGCAATCGGCCTTGACGGGTATAAAATTGAGATTACCGGCGGTAGTGACAGAACCGGAATTCCTGCACGAAAAGGTCTTCCGGGATCTGCCCGCCGTGCCCTCCTTGTTGGTGGCGGCGTCGGCTTTAACCCGGTAAAGCGCGGTGAGCGGCGGCGAAAGACCGTGCGTGGATCAGAGATTACCGGAGACTTTGTCCAGGTCAATGTGAAGGTCGTTGAATACGGCGCCACATCACTTGATGAGATTCTCGGTGCAAAAGAGGAAGCAAAGGCTGAATAA